Proteins encoded by one window of Cupriavidus sp. EM10:
- a CDS encoding STAS domain-containing protein, with protein sequence MRTENQRLADLLRDERETLLSGWTAEYRNYAEGRGLTQNVTSEQTAILQSLEAGLRADGDAANFHSGPWGALREALSHLSRNRAAQGETAEVTSGFVLALKRPIFDALQRQTGGVEGQIDVIWTTSAIVDRMAQWTVSTYQKTREEIIVRQQNELLELSTPVIKLWDGVLAVPLIGTLDSSRAQTVMESLLERLVETGSELAIIDITGVPTVDTLVAQHLMKTVTAIRLMGAESIISGIRPQIAQTIVHLGIDLQGIVTKSTLADALATAMRMTGHTVSRNGN encoded by the coding sequence ATGCGCACCGAAAACCAGCGACTTGCCGACCTCCTGCGCGACGAGCGCGAAACCCTCCTGAGCGGCTGGACGGCGGAATACCGCAACTATGCCGAGGGTCGCGGCCTGACGCAGAACGTCACGTCCGAACAGACGGCCATCCTGCAAAGCCTGGAAGCGGGCCTGCGCGCCGACGGCGACGCCGCCAACTTCCACAGCGGCCCGTGGGGCGCGCTGCGCGAGGCGCTGTCGCACCTGTCCCGCAACCGGGCGGCCCAGGGCGAGACCGCAGAAGTCACCAGCGGCTTCGTGCTGGCGCTCAAACGCCCCATTTTCGACGCGCTGCAGCGCCAGACCGGCGGCGTGGAAGGCCAGATCGACGTGATCTGGACCACGTCGGCCATCGTCGACCGCATGGCCCAGTGGACCGTTTCCACCTACCAGAAGACGCGCGAGGAAATCATCGTGCGCCAGCAGAACGAACTGCTGGAGCTGTCCACGCCGGTCATCAAGCTGTGGGATGGCGTGCTGGCGGTGCCCCTGATCGGCACGCTGGACAGCAGCCGCGCGCAGACGGTGATGGAATCGCTGCTCGAACGCCTGGTGGAAACCGGCTCCGAGCTGGCCATCATCGACATCACAGGCGTGCCGACCGTGGACACGCTGGTGGCGCAGCACCTGATGAAGACCGTGACGGCCATCCGCCTGATGGGGGCCGAAAGCATCATCAGCGGCATCCGTCCGCAGATCGCGCAGACCATCGTGCACCTGGGTATCGACCTGCAGGGCATCGTCACCAAGTCGACGCTGGCCGACGCGCTGGCCACGGCCATGCGCATGACGGGGCACACGGTGTCCCGCAACGGCAACTGA
- a CDS encoding ligase-associated DNA damage response exonuclease — translation MASDLIVATPQGLYCPPGDFYIDPWRPVARAIITHAHADHARPGNGQYLCAEPGRGVLLARLPGITLDTLPYGERITHHGVTLSLHPAGHVLGSAQVRLEHGGQVWVASGDYKVEPEGTCVPFEPVRCDTFITESTFGLPIYRWPRESDLMAEIFGWWQDNAAAGRASVLYCYAFGKAQRILNGLMRHAGADLAMPGPIVAHGAMTSLNHAYMEAGVALPPTMTTADLPARSPALRRALVVAPPSAQRSTWLRRFGDASDAFASGWMQLRGTRRRRGVDRGFALSDHADWPGLLSAIAATGAERVIVTHGNVPVMVRYLCEQGLHAQGFRTEFGDDDDATGAAAEAVPDAPAGEASA, via the coding sequence ATGGCATCGGACCTGATCGTGGCAACGCCGCAAGGGCTGTACTGCCCGCCCGGCGATTTCTATATAGACCCCTGGCGACCCGTGGCGCGGGCCATCATCACGCACGCCCACGCGGACCACGCCCGGCCCGGCAACGGCCAGTACCTGTGCGCCGAGCCCGGCCGTGGCGTGCTGCTGGCGCGGCTGCCGGGGATCACGCTCGATACGCTGCCCTATGGCGAGCGCATCACGCACCACGGTGTGACGCTGAGCCTGCATCCGGCCGGCCACGTGCTCGGGTCCGCCCAGGTGCGGCTGGAGCATGGCGGCCAGGTCTGGGTGGCGTCGGGCGACTACAAGGTGGAACCGGAAGGCACCTGCGTGCCGTTCGAGCCGGTGCGCTGCGATACCTTCATCACGGAAAGCACGTTTGGCCTGCCGATCTACCGCTGGCCGCGCGAATCCGACCTGATGGCGGAAATCTTCGGCTGGTGGCAGGACAACGCGGCGGCGGGCCGGGCCAGCGTGCTGTATTGCTACGCGTTCGGCAAGGCCCAGCGCATCCTGAACGGGCTGATGCGGCACGCCGGCGCCGATCTGGCGATGCCCGGCCCGATTGTCGCCCATGGCGCCATGACGTCGCTGAACCATGCCTATATGGAAGCCGGCGTGGCCCTGCCGCCCACCATGACCACGGCAGACCTGCCCGCGCGCAGCCCGGCCCTGCGCCGGGCGCTGGTGGTGGCGCCGCCGTCGGCGCAGCGCTCCACGTGGCTGCGGCGCTTTGGCGATGCGTCCGATGCATTCGCCAGCGGCTGGATGCAGCTGCGCGGCACGCGCCGCCGGCGCGGCGTGGACCGGGGCTTCGCGCTGTCCGACCACGCCGACTGGCCCGGGCTGCTGTCGGCCATCGCCGCCACGGGCGCCGAACGGGTGATCGTCACCCATGGCAACGTGCCCGTGATGGTGCGCTACCTGTGCGAGCAGGGCCTGCACGCACAGGGCTTCCGCACCGAGTTCGGCGATGACGACGACGCCACCGGGGCCGCGGCAGAAGCTGTCCCGGACGCCCCCGCCGGAGAAGCATCGGCATGA
- a CDS encoding ligase-associated DNA damage response DEXH box helicase yields the protein MSASESAPFVQAPPVAESLPALFAARHWQPFDFQRAVWQAIGEGKSGLLHATTGTGKTYAAWLGALLAYAVPPVRAGAPPPPLTVLWLTPMRALAADTTRALQAPLAELGLDWTVALRTGDTGSTERAAQARRLPTALVTTPESLSLLLTRADAREALGRVRLVVVDEWHELIGSKRGVQVQLALARLHQWQPKLCVWGLSATLGNLDHARDVLLAGVPKKRRVLVHGHTPKTLIVDTLLPDAAGRFPWAGHLGLSMLPHVLRELETSSTTLVFLNTRSQAEIWYQAMLDARPDWAGQIALHHGSLDRAVREWVEVNLKNGALRAVVCTSSLDLGVDFLPVERVLQIGSPKGVARLLQRAGRSGHAPGRASRVTVVPTHSLELVESVAARLAIQAGRIEARESPDKPLDVLAQHLVTVALGGGFRPDELLAEVRQAWAYRNLTDDEWRWCLDFVRQGGPTLSAYPDYRRAMPDDAGVWRVPDARLARRHRMSVGTIVSDASMQVRFWTRAGSGGASLGTVEEGFIARLAPGDCFLFGGRLLELVRVQEMTAYVRRATGKRPSVPRWNGGKMPLSTELAEAVVATLDAVQAGQLDPAATPELPLIAPIVALQARWSALPSPQTLLAESLHSREGWHLFLYPFAGRSVHLGLGSLLAWRLGQKVPATFSVAVNDYGLELLASAPVDWALWLPQVLADERQRDLAADVLGSLNAGELSLRRFREIARVAGLIFQGYPGAHHSARQLQASSSLFYEVFRKHDPGNLLIGQAEREVLMQELDAHRLADTLQRMAALRLDLRTLQRPSPLSFPLIVEFLREKLSTEKLADRIARMLAELEQAAAQPDSGNNDGYRGPMHDNPPAQDAARVAELARFGMADHAGPAGPRKPRRPRKPSKPLPLL from the coding sequence ATGAGCGCCAGCGAATCCGCCCCGTTCGTCCAGGCGCCGCCCGTGGCCGAATCGCTGCCGGCGCTGTTCGCGGCCCGGCACTGGCAGCCGTTCGATTTCCAGCGCGCGGTCTGGCAAGCCATCGGCGAGGGCAAGAGCGGCCTGTTGCACGCCACCACGGGCACCGGCAAGACCTACGCGGCCTGGCTTGGGGCCTTGCTGGCATACGCGGTGCCCCCGGTGCGGGCCGGCGCGCCGCCGCCGCCGCTGACCGTGCTGTGGCTCACGCCGATGCGGGCGCTGGCCGCCGATACCACGCGCGCGCTGCAGGCGCCGCTGGCCGAACTGGGGCTGGACTGGACCGTCGCGCTGCGCACCGGCGACACCGGCAGCACCGAGCGCGCCGCGCAGGCCCGCCGCCTGCCAACCGCGCTGGTCACCACGCCGGAAAGCCTGTCGCTGCTGCTGACCCGGGCCGATGCCCGCGAAGCCTTGGGCCGCGTGCGGCTGGTCGTCGTCGACGAATGGCACGAGCTGATCGGCAGCAAGCGCGGCGTGCAGGTGCAACTGGCGCTGGCCCGGCTGCACCAGTGGCAGCCGAAGCTGTGCGTCTGGGGGCTGTCGGCCACGCTGGGCAACCTGGACCATGCGCGCGACGTGCTGCTGGCCGGCGTGCCGAAGAAGCGCCGCGTGCTGGTGCACGGGCACACGCCCAAGACGCTGATCGTAGATACGCTGCTGCCCGACGCCGCCGGGCGCTTTCCGTGGGCCGGTCACCTGGGCCTGTCGATGCTGCCGCACGTGCTGCGCGAGCTGGAGACCAGCAGCACGACGCTGGTGTTCCTCAACACACGCTCGCAGGCCGAGATCTGGTACCAGGCCATGCTCGATGCCCGGCCGGACTGGGCCGGGCAGATCGCACTGCATCACGGCTCGCTGGACCGCGCCGTGCGCGAATGGGTAGAAGTGAATCTCAAGAATGGCGCGCTGCGGGCCGTGGTCTGCACGTCCAGCCTGGACCTGGGCGTGGATTTCCTGCCCGTGGAGCGCGTGCTGCAGATCGGCTCGCCCAAGGGCGTGGCGCGGCTGCTGCAGCGGGCGGGGCGCTCGGGCCACGCGCCGGGCCGCGCGTCGCGCGTGACCGTGGTGCCCACGCACAGCCTGGAACTGGTGGAATCGGTGGCGGCGCGGCTGGCAATCCAGGCCGGCCGCATCGAGGCCCGCGAATCGCCCGACAAGCCGCTCGACGTGCTGGCCCAGCATCTGGTGACGGTGGCGCTGGGCGGCGGCTTCCGGCCCGACGAACTGCTGGCCGAGGTGCGCCAGGCCTGGGCCTATCGCAACCTGACCGACGACGAATGGCGCTGGTGCCTGGATTTCGTGCGGCAGGGCGGGCCCACGCTGTCGGCCTATCCCGACTACCGGCGCGCGATGCCCGACGACGCCGGCGTCTGGCGCGTGCCCGACGCACGGCTGGCCCGCCGCCATCGCATGAGCGTCGGCACCATCGTCAGCGATGCGTCGATGCAGGTGCGATTCTGGACGCGCGCCGGCAGCGGTGGGGCGTCGCTGGGCACGGTGGAGGAGGGATTTATCGCGCGCCTGGCGCCGGGCGACTGCTTCCTGTTCGGCGGGCGCCTGCTGGAACTGGTGCGCGTGCAGGAGATGACGGCCTACGTGCGGCGCGCCACGGGCAAGCGTCCGTCCGTGCCGCGCTGGAACGGCGGCAAGATGCCGCTGTCGACCGAACTTGCCGAAGCCGTAGTGGCCACGCTCGACGCCGTGCAGGCCGGGCAGCTGGACCCCGCCGCCACGCCGGAACTGCCGCTGATCGCGCCGATCGTGGCGCTGCAGGCGCGCTGGTCGGCGCTGCCTTCGCCGCAGACGCTGCTGGCCGAGAGCCTGCATTCGCGCGAAGGCTGGCACCTGTTCCTGTATCCGTTCGCGGGGCGCTCGGTGCATCTGGGGCTGGGCAGCCTGCTGGCGTGGCGGCTGGGCCAGAAGGTGCCGGCCACGTTCTCGGTGGCCGTCAACGACTACGGGCTGGAACTGCTGGCGTCCGCTCCGGTGGACTGGGCGCTGTGGTTGCCGCAGGTGCTGGCCGACGAGCGCCAGCGCGACCTGGCCGCCGATGTGCTGGGCAGCCTGAACGCCGGTGAACTGTCGCTGCGGCGCTTCCGGGAAATCGCGCGGGTGGCCGGGCTGATCTTCCAGGGCTACCCGGGCGCGCACCACAGCGCGCGGCAGCTGCAGGCATCGTCAAGCCTGTTTTATGAAGTCTTCCGCAAGCACGACCCCGGTAACCTGCTGATCGGGCAGGCCGAGCGCGAGGTGTTAATGCAGGAACTGGACGCCCACCGGCTGGCCGATACGCTGCAGCGGATGGCGGCGCTGCGGCTCGACCTGCGCACGTTGCAGCGGCCATCGCCGCTGTCCTTTCCGCTGATCGTGGAATTCCTGCGGGAAAAGCTCAGCACGGAGAAGCTGGCCGACCGCATCGCGCGAATGCTGGCCGAGCTGGAACAGGCGGCCGCCCAGCCCGATAGCGGCAACAACGACGGCTACCGAGGCCCGATGCACGACAACCCGCCCGCGCAGGATGCGGCGCGCGTGGCCGAACTGGCGCGCTTCGGCATGGCCGACCACGCGGGTCCGGCCGGGCCGCGCAAGCCACGGCGGCCGCGCAAGCCGTCGAAGCCGTTGCCATTGCTATGA
- a CDS encoding PAS domain S-box protein, producing MSRSARKPVPHRDPDDDASYRTLVESISDYAIFRLDATGHVMSWNAGAARIKGYTRDDILGQHFSVFYTEEAKARHWPDTELEAAARLGRFEDEGWRVRKDGTQFWANVIITALFDAHGKLTGFGKVTRDMTTQRATAEALRQSEETFRLLVDSVKDYAIFMLDPTGHVMSWNPGASYIKGYRRDEIIGKHFSVFYPPDDVASDKPGRELVIAREQGRVEDEGWRVRKDGSLFWANVTITAVYDETRALRGFAKVTRDMSERKRLEELEQSERRMNEFLATLSHELRNPLAPIRNALTVMQMRPDDPHAMQKSVGLVERQMSHLTRLVDDLLDVGRIAAGKIDLRLEPVDTRDIIALGIEAAEPALAAKSQTVTVTTDAAPLPLHADRTRLSQVMQNLLLNASKFSSPGAQIAVSASVRHRTLVIQVIDHGRGIAPDALESIFNLFAQEDRPGSTAQGGLGIGLSLCRSLVEMHGGSISATSEGPGLGATFSVQLPMAAVTDTPGAGGGTAPGDGHQRRVLLVDDNRDAADSMSILLEMSGHHVTIAYDGMEAIHAAARVRPDVALIDLAMPGMDGFAVIHALRGMPALSGTRYVALTGFGQASDREQTAAAGFDVHLVKPVELDLLLKVIAGE from the coding sequence ATGTCCCGTTCCGCCCGCAAGCCGGTGCCGCACCGCGACCCCGACGACGACGCCTCGTATCGCACCCTGGTCGAGTCGATTTCCGACTACGCCATCTTCCGGCTCGACGCCACCGGCCACGTCATGAGCTGGAACGCCGGCGCTGCCCGCATCAAGGGCTACACCCGCGACGACATCCTTGGCCAGCATTTTTCCGTCTTCTATACCGAGGAGGCCAAGGCGCGCCACTGGCCCGACACCGAACTGGAGGCCGCCGCGCGGCTGGGCCGCTTCGAGGACGAAGGCTGGCGCGTGCGCAAGGACGGCACCCAGTTCTGGGCCAACGTCATCATCACCGCCCTGTTCGACGCACATGGCAAGCTGACCGGCTTCGGCAAGGTCACGCGCGACATGACCACGCAGCGCGCCACGGCCGAGGCGCTGCGCCAGAGCGAGGAAACCTTCCGGCTGCTGGTCGACAGCGTCAAGGACTATGCGATCTTCATGCTGGACCCCACCGGCCATGTCATGAGCTGGAACCCCGGCGCGTCGTACATCAAGGGCTACCGCCGCGACGAAATCATCGGCAAGCACTTCTCGGTGTTCTACCCGCCGGACGATGTGGCGTCGGACAAGCCCGGCCGCGAGCTGGTCATCGCGCGCGAGCAGGGCCGCGTGGAGGACGAAGGCTGGCGCGTGCGCAAGGACGGCTCGCTGTTCTGGGCCAACGTAACCATCACCGCCGTCTACGACGAAACGCGCGCCCTGCGCGGCTTTGCCAAGGTCACCCGCGACATGAGCGAGCGCAAGCGGCTGGAGGAACTGGAGCAATCGGAACGGCGCATGAACGAATTCCTGGCGACACTTTCCCATGAACTGCGCAACCCCCTTGCGCCAATCCGCAACGCGCTGACCGTGATGCAGATGCGGCCGGACGACCCGCACGCCATGCAGAAAAGCGTGGGCCTGGTCGAGCGGCAGATGTCGCACCTGACCCGGCTGGTGGACGACCTGCTCGACGTCGGCCGCATCGCGGCAGGCAAGATCGACCTGCGGCTGGAGCCGGTGGACACGCGCGACATCATCGCGCTTGGCATCGAGGCCGCCGAGCCGGCCCTGGCGGCGAAGTCGCAGACCGTGACCGTGACCACCGATGCCGCACCGCTGCCGCTGCACGCCGACCGCACCCGCCTGAGCCAGGTCATGCAGAACCTGCTGCTCAATGCCTCGAAATTCTCGTCGCCGGGGGCGCAGATCGCCGTCTCGGCGTCGGTGCGCCACCGCACGCTGGTGATCCAGGTCATCGATCATGGCCGGGGCATCGCGCCTGATGCGCTGGAATCGATCTTCAACCTGTTCGCGCAGGAAGACCGGCCGGGCAGCACGGCGCAAGGCGGGCTGGGCATCGGGCTGTCGCTGTGCCGTTCGCTGGTGGAAATGCACGGCGGATCGATTTCCGCCACCAGCGAGGGCCCGGGGCTCGGCGCCACGTTTTCGGTGCAGTTGCCGATGGCGGCGGTCACCGATACGCCGGGCGCCGGCGGCGGCACGGCCCCCGGCGACGGCCACCAGCGGCGCGTGCTGCTGGTCGACGACAACCGCGACGCCGCCGACAGCATGTCGATCCTGCTGGAAATGTCCGGCCACCATGTGACGATTGCCTACGACGGCATGGAAGCCATCCATGCCGCCGCCCGGGTGCGGCCCGACGTGGCGCTGATCGACCTGGCCATGCCGGGCATGGACGGCTTCGCGGTCATCCACGCCCTGCGCGGCATGCCGGCGCTGTCGGGCACCCGCTATGTCGCGCTGACCGGCTTCGGCCAGGCATCGGACCGCGAGCAGACGGCGGCGGCGGGGTTCGATGTGCATTTGGTGAAACCGGTGGAGCTGGATCTGTTGTTGAAGGTGATTGCGGGGGAGTGA
- a CDS encoding aromatic ring-hydroxylating dioxygenase subunit alpha produces MPEAPPRDLRRVPIHPDFWYPLAWSREVKAGRAHGVTFAGDPIVLVRTASGKVFALEDRCAHRQVPLHAGVVDGESIRCCYHGWTYDCTGRCIDVPYLGKERLPNGVRAYPCQEKAGLIFVFPGDPGLAEQKPLPDFASVSDPKYKTRRLGRPVKCHYSFMHENLMDMNHQFLHRKQMGMMRARSLGRRRGDDFVEVDYVFEREGGKQPVGEALVFGKDGGQNNKDVMTVRTGYPYQTLQIRSGSGTLVMDLWIVYVPLDAAQRTNRTFGMLSIRRPGVPLVLDAAWPLLVWFTERIFKEDREIVEMEQAAHDRQGEDWNHEVFPVIKELRDLLRQCGGRTVIPIQPIPAGQG; encoded by the coding sequence TTGCCCGAAGCACCGCCGCGCGATCTGCGCCGCGTGCCGATCCATCCCGATTTCTGGTATCCGCTGGCCTGGTCGCGCGAGGTCAAGGCCGGTCGCGCCCATGGCGTGACGTTCGCCGGCGACCCCATTGTGCTGGTGCGTACCGCCAGCGGCAAGGTGTTCGCGCTGGAAGACCGCTGTGCGCACCGCCAGGTGCCGCTGCATGCCGGTGTGGTGGATGGCGAATCGATCCGCTGCTGCTACCACGGCTGGACTTACGACTGCACCGGCCGCTGCATCGACGTGCCGTACCTGGGCAAGGAGCGCCTGCCCAACGGCGTGCGCGCGTACCCGTGCCAGGAAAAGGCCGGGCTGATTTTCGTGTTCCCGGGCGATCCCGGGCTGGCCGAGCAGAAGCCGCTGCCCGACTTTGCCTCGGTGTCGGACCCCAAGTACAAGACGCGCCGGCTGGGCCGCCCGGTCAAGTGCCACTACTCGTTCATGCACGAGAACCTGATGGACATGAACCACCAGTTCCTGCACCGCAAGCAGATGGGCATGATGCGCGCGCGCTCGCTGGGCCGGCGCCGGGGCGACGACTTTGTCGAAGTGGACTACGTGTTCGAGCGCGAAGGCGGCAAGCAGCCGGTGGGCGAGGCGCTGGTGTTCGGCAAGGACGGCGGCCAGAACAACAAGGACGTGATGACGGTGCGCACCGGCTATCCGTACCAGACGCTGCAGATCCGCTCGGGCTCCGGCACGCTGGTCATGGACCTGTGGATCGTCTACGTGCCGCTGGACGCCGCGCAGCGCACCAATCGCACGTTCGGCATGCTGTCGATCCGCCGGCCCGGCGTGCCGCTGGTGCTGGACGCGGCGTGGCCGCTGCTGGTCTGGTTCACCGAGCGGATTTTCAAGGAAGACCGCGAGATCGTGGAGATGGAGCAGGCCGCCCATGACCGCCAGGGCGAGGACTGGAACCACGAGGTCTTCCCAGTCATCAAGGAATTGCGCGACCTGCTGCGTCAATGCGGCGGCCGTACCGTGATTCCGATCCAGCCCATCCCGGCCGGGCAGGGCTGA
- a CDS encoding alkene reductase has translation MTTLFDPLQIGDLHLPNRIVMAPLTRLRAADPVHVPNALMAEYYAQRASAGLLISEGVPVSPDGVGYQNVPGLWSDEQVAGWKQVTDAVHRAGGRIVAQLWHVGRISDPSLLDGRTPVAPSAIAAGGNVSLLRPQRPFVVPRALTVEEIGQVVADFGRAAANAKAAGFDGVTIHAANGYLLDQFLQDGSNDRTDAYGGSVENRARILLEVADAVTAVWSPNRVGVHLAPRSPSHSMSESQPAQTFGYVAEALGQRGLGFLFVRETRGEGALLPQLKQKFGGAIIANDGFDQDAAQAVLASGEADAVAFGRAYIANPDLVDRLKQRAALNAVDPATLYGSPGEPAQGYTDYPTLDQAIRA, from the coding sequence ATGACTACCCTCTTCGATCCGCTCCAGATTGGTGATCTGCACCTGCCCAACCGTATCGTGATGGCGCCGCTGACGCGCCTGCGCGCGGCCGATCCGGTCCACGTACCCAACGCCCTGATGGCCGAGTACTACGCGCAGCGTGCCAGCGCGGGCCTGCTGATTTCCGAAGGCGTGCCGGTGTCGCCCGACGGCGTGGGCTACCAGAACGTGCCGGGCCTGTGGTCCGACGAGCAGGTGGCCGGCTGGAAGCAGGTCACCGATGCCGTGCATCGCGCCGGTGGCCGTATCGTGGCACAGCTGTGGCACGTGGGCCGCATCTCCGACCCTAGCCTGCTCGATGGCCGTACGCCGGTGGCGCCCAGCGCCATCGCGGCTGGCGGCAATGTCAGCCTGCTGCGTCCGCAGCGCCCGTTCGTGGTGCCGCGTGCGCTGACCGTGGAAGAAATCGGCCAGGTCGTGGCCGATTTTGGCCGCGCCGCCGCCAACGCCAAGGCCGCCGGCTTCGACGGCGTGACGATCCACGCCGCCAACGGCTACCTGCTGGACCAGTTCCTGCAGGACGGCAGCAATGACCGCACCGACGCCTATGGCGGATCGGTCGAGAACCGCGCCCGTATCCTGCTGGAAGTGGCCGATGCCGTCACGGCCGTCTGGAGCCCCAACCGCGTGGGCGTGCACCTGGCCCCGCGCTCGCCGAGCCATTCGATGAGCGAAAGCCAGCCGGCGCAGACCTTCGGCTACGTGGCCGAGGCGCTGGGCCAGCGCGGGCTGGGATTCCTGTTCGTGCGGGAAACGCGCGGCGAAGGCGCGCTGCTGCCTCAGCTGAAGCAGAAGTTCGGTGGCGCGATCATCGCCAATGACGGGTTCGACCAGGACGCCGCCCAGGCCGTGCTGGCCAGCGGCGAAGCCGATGCGGTGGCCTTTGGGCGCGCCTACATCGCCAACCCGGACCTGGTGGATCGCCTGAAGCAGCGCGCCGCGCTGAACGCAGTGGACCCGGCCACGTTGTACGGCAGCCCGGGCGAACCGGCCCAGGGCTATACCGACTATCCGACGCTGGACCAGGCCATCCGGGCCTGA
- a CDS encoding phospholipase D family protein, which translates to MMQVTQAALGKVGRPLMVMLALLLGACAGLPQRPALAPEMALQDTGDTALARGMAPKLAAHPGQSAFYPLLSGTDALAMRIALVRTAQRSLDIQYYIFDADNTGLTLLAEIMAAADRGVRVRVLLDDIHLAGQDGALSAVDAHPNVEVRVFNPFASRDVRLFEYVTDFRRINRRMHNKSLTADNQLTIVGGRNIGDQYYGAADTDFTDLDLLAAGPAVPRVSAVFDDFWNSEAVYPLSAMAKPLSGDEAVTQQQKLRSYLDEHAVNMRATPYGQSLLDTGIVQLLRENKLPEYWGNATVIADRAAKVLLPPEDDSTHAIPKLVKFMEGAQHDLTLISPYFVPPDSAVTWLADLQKRGVQVRILTNSYGATDVSAVHAGYAPKRRALLKAGVILYELKPTAYAELARQKRHRGPGGSSRASLHAKTYMVDRHELFIGSLNLDPRSARLNTEMGIIVDSQELCAMLGQGVDEALLDAAYQVVLADDGDSLQWVTREGGVLRTYTSEPDMSGWDKFKQGVLRMLPVEEQL; encoded by the coding sequence ATGATGCAAGTCACGCAAGCTGCGCTTGGCAAGGTGGGACGGCCATTGATGGTGATGCTGGCGCTGCTGCTGGGCGCTTGCGCCGGGCTGCCGCAAAGGCCCGCCCTGGCGCCGGAAATGGCGCTGCAGGACACCGGCGACACTGCGCTGGCGCGCGGCATGGCGCCGAAGCTGGCCGCGCATCCGGGGCAGTCAGCCTTCTATCCGCTGCTGTCGGGCACCGACGCGCTGGCGATGCGGATCGCGCTGGTCCGCACCGCCCAGCGCAGCCTGGACATCCAGTACTACATCTTCGACGCCGACAACACCGGCCTGACGCTGCTGGCCGAGATCATGGCCGCCGCCGACCGGGGCGTGCGGGTGCGGGTGCTGCTGGACGATATCCACCTGGCCGGGCAGGACGGCGCGCTGTCGGCCGTGGATGCGCATCCCAACGTCGAAGTCCGCGTGTTCAACCCGTTTGCCAGCCGCGACGTTCGCCTGTTCGAATACGTGACCGATTTCCGGCGCATCAACCGGCGCATGCACAACAAGTCGCTGACGGCCGACAACCAGCTGACCATCGTCGGCGGCCGCAATATCGGCGACCAGTACTACGGCGCGGCCGATACCGATTTCACCGACCTCGACCTGCTGGCCGCCGGGCCGGCGGTGCCCAGGGTGTCGGCGGTATTCGACGATTTCTGGAACAGCGAGGCCGTCTATCCGCTGTCGGCCATGGCCAAACCGCTATCTGGCGACGAGGCGGTCACCCAGCAGCAGAAGCTGCGCAGCTACCTGGACGAGCACGCCGTCAACATGCGCGCCACGCCTTACGGCCAGTCGCTGCTCGATACCGGCATCGTCCAGCTGCTGCGTGAGAACAAGCTGCCCGAGTACTGGGGCAACGCCACCGTCATCGCCGACCGCGCGGCCAAGGTGCTGCTGCCGCCCGAGGACGATTCCACCCACGCGATTCCGAAGCTGGTGAAGTTCATGGAAGGGGCGCAGCATGACCTGACGCTGATCTCGCCGTATTTCGTGCCGCCCGATTCGGCCGTGACCTGGCTGGCCGACCTGCAGAAGCGCGGCGTGCAGGTTCGCATCCTGACCAATTCCTATGGCGCCACGGACGTGTCGGCAGTTCACGCCGGCTACGCGCCGAAGCGCCGCGCACTGCTCAAGGCCGGCGTGATCCTGTACGAACTGAAGCCCACCGCCTATGCCGAACTGGCCAGGCAGAAGCGCCACCGGGGGCCGGGCGGCAGCAGCCGCGCCAGCCTGCATGCCAAGACCTATATGGTCGACCGCCACGAACTGTTTATCGGATCGCTGAACCTGGACCCGCGCTCGGCACGGCTCAACACGGAGATGGGAATCATCGTCGACAGCCAGGAACTGTGCGCCATGCTGGGGCAGGGCGTCGACGAGGCGCTGCTGGACGCGGCCTACCAGGTGGTGCTGGCCGACGACGGGGACTCGCTGCAGTGGGTCACGCGCGAGGGCGGGGTGCTGCGCACCTACACCAGCGAGCCCGATATGAGCGGCTGGGACAAGTTCAAGCAGGGGGTGCTGCGGATGCTGCCGGTAGAGGAACAGCTATAG